The window GTCGCGATATGCAGTTGCAGTCATCTTAGCAAGAGATTCGCGCACTTCATTTCGTAAAATTGTTTTATCCATACGAGGCTACCTCCTATTAGAATGTAGAAAGCCAAAACCACATGTGGTTTTGGCTTAATGAGCGATTACTTTGTTTCACGGTGAAGAGTGTATTTCTTCTCGCGAGAGCAATATTTTTTAAGTTCAAGACGCTCTGGATTGTTACGCTTGTTCTTTTTTGAAATGTAGTTACGTTCGCCGCAATCTGTGCAAGCTAAAGTAATGTTTACGCGCATCATTAACCCTCCCACTCTATATCAAGAATTAAAATTTGAGCATGATTTATACGACTAACCCATTATACCATAAACTGAAAAAAAATCTACCTTCATTTCATATTAAGTTTGCATGTGGTAAAATACCTTATAATTACATAATTTAATGAGGTGAAACTATTGGATTTATCCATCATACTTATGATTGCTGGTATCGTTCTTATAGTTGTATCGTTCTTTTTCAAAAATACTGCGAAAAAAGTCGAACAAGATGTTGAAGAGTTATCTATATCTATTTTTCAAGAAACAAATAATTTGAAACGTCGCTTAAAAATTGTTGAAGAGGAGCTTCTTTTAGAGCCAGAATTTCAGGTGAAATCACCGGTAGCTCAAAATCAGACGATACAAAATCCAAAAATGCAGCAAGTTATGCATGCTGTTCAACAAGCAGCACAAGCGACAAAGGCAGCGCCTACGTCCCAAAATACGAAGCCTATTCACCAAATCATTATTAGTCAGGTGCTTGAACTCAATAAGCAAGGACTATCTATTGCTGATATTAGTATTCGTTCAAATTTAACAGAAGAGCAAGTTCGCCAAGTGATTGCAAACGGAGGTCGGTAATTGTGAATAAATCCGCTATCCGTGCATTTGGCATCGCACTTTTTCTAATCGGGGCATTGCTTGCCTTAGCAGATCGTTTTGATATCAATATTGGTTTACCCACTGTAACCTCCTCTACGGACAAGGATGTAGAGGCATTACAAAAGAAATTAACTAACGCAACTAAAGAACTTGCCTCGTTAAAAAAACAGGCCACGCAGCAGGCTGCTAAAAATACACATGACGATCATATGCCTGAAGAAACAAACGAAGTCGACACTGAGACAGATATCCCAACAGATGAAGCAACGATGACACTTCAAATATATAGTGGTATTACCCCATATATCGTGGCACAGAAACTTGAAAATGGTGGTATTATTCCGAATAGCGTAGAAATGGAGCTCCTCCTTGCAAATGCTAAATATGCTCGCAGCTTACAAATTGGCGCTTACGAAGTAAAGTCTTCGATGTCATTAGAGGAAATTGCTAAGCTAATTACCGGAAAGAAGCAATAAGTCACAACAACTTATAATCTATTGAAGAAAGGCTGTTAACAAAAATCAGAGCCATCTGACTTTTGTAACAGCCTTCTTTTATACCATTTGTGCTTGCTCTAAAAAGGATTGCATCATTTCACTGCCCTCTTTTGTACCAATTGATTCTGGATGGAATTGTAACCCGAATAACGGATATTGCCTGTGCTGAATCGCCATAATTTCAGCATCATCACTTGAAGTTGCCGTGATGATAAAATCCTCATGTAAAGTACTCGGCTCAATAATTAGCGAGTGATAGCGCATCACTTCAAGTTCGCCGTCTAAATGAGCAAATAAACCTGTTTTGCTGTATTGCAAAGTAGACAACTTTCCATGCATAATATTTTTTGCTTGCACGATGTTACCCCCAAACGCCTGCCCAATCGATTGATGCCCTAGACAAATCCCTAAAATCGGAAACTCCGTATATAGCTCTTTCACCACATCCACTGTAATCCCTGCTTCATCTGGTGTACCTGGACCAGGAGATAAAATAATCGCCTCTGGCTGCAATTCCTTTATCGCTTCTATCGTTAGTTCATCGTTCCGAACTACCTTCACTTCTTTTCCTAACATACTTACCTGCTGATATAAATTATATGTGAATGAATCATAGTTATCGATCAATAAAATCATTTTTTCACCTCCAGTAGCGCACGAGCTTTATTGAGTGTTTCTTCATATTCAGATAAAGGAACCGAATCATATACAATACCAGCTCCTGCCTGTACATGCGCACGGTCATCTTTGATAATCATTGTCCGAATTGCAAGGGCTAAATCCATATCCCCTGTTGAAGAAATATATCCAA of the Lysinibacillus fusiformis genome contains:
- the rpmG gene encoding 50S ribosomal protein L33; translated protein: MRVNITLACTDCGERNYISKKNKRNNPERLELKKYCSREKKYTLHRETK
- a CDS encoding anthranilate synthase component II; this encodes MILLIDNYDSFTYNLYQQVSMLGKEVKVVRNDELTIEAIKELQPEAIILSPGPGTPDEAGITVDVVKELYTEFPILGICLGHQSIGQAFGGNIVQAKNIMHGKLSTLQYSKTGLFAHLDGELEVMRYHSLIIEPSTLHEDFIITATSSDDAEIMAIQHRQYPLFGLQFHPESIGTKEGSEMMQSFLEQAQMV